The DNA window CGCGCCGTTCATGTCATATACTGCTCACATCGTCTCGCCGATCTGGATTCCACTTATTACTGTCTCAATAGATTCGCAATCAACATGCGACGGAACATAAACCTTTATTTTCCCCGCTTAACTAATATTGAAACATATTCAACCTGGAAATGAGGATTAACATGAGGCGGTGGCACGGGGCAAATTCGGGCACAGACAAGAATCATCAGACGAGATGAATCCGATCCACCCATTTCGATTCGAGCTGAGCAGAAATCTCTGGTAAAGTGCAACTATTCTGCTGCGAAACTGCAccattaacaaaaaaaaaaaatcgaggATGAGTATACAAAAATAAGCCAACTAAAACCCAACAAATGGCCTCAAATGCAGACAccccagaaaagaaaaaaggcctCAATTTTGAGGGATTTGTCTAACATAAACAACCAATTTTGCAGACCATCTAGATAATTAAAACAGCAAAAAAAAACTGGCAATGGAGAAGCAGAATGATATGTAGGTACAGGTATGATTGCAGTGCTGTTGGACTTCTTCAATGTCGTACTGGGTCAGCATAGAAGAGGAATTTCCCATGGATTTTATCTTCTTCGGAGGAGAGAAGATCTCAAATCCTAGCTACTAGGAGAAGCAATTGAATATGAATTCAAGAAGGTGAAAAATGTGTTAGATTAGATGGGCTGCTGGGCTCTTAAATTTCTGGTCGAGTGGTTGGGTGGTAGATGGAATCTGGAAAGGAGGACCACGAGGGAAATGCAATAAAATCGTGAAAAACGTCTctaatattttacaaaataactttttttatttatcacttttaaaagtataattttacgcCCCTCACAAATTCAGATTGATCAAATTTTATCCATTTCTAGGTTCTGATTAGTTTTTTGTCGGAATTCacttgatcattttttaagaccaaaattgttaaatcaaattttacacTATTCGATTTATAGTCCctcattttttataaaatgaattttttatccTTATacttcacaaaataaatttttttgtctctcatatttcacaaaataaattttttcatcttttatatatttacaaaataaatttttcattcctcattgatcatgtgtatgaataatttttgtttaaactcatgtatatatctatttaattttatCTGAACAATATGAATAGCATGTGTACAACTACAATTAACCTATTTGAACAAAATCAAATAGTAATATGTTATTCATATTGTTCAgatgaaattaaatagatatatacatggatttaaaaaaatgttaatttttcactcatgttcatttccttttactcaaaaattgaaaacaaataaGAGATTTAATCCTAAACATTGTCGAATGTttatatcaaattaaatttggacaaaaaataaacaaaagaaaagtatgacagGAAGAAGTAAATAATTGgtacttttaaattttaagacAATCACAAGACAAGTAATTCAACTATTGGTCTTAAAAGTAACGAGTataaattttagatttaaattGTAATTTGTTAGCATGACTATAGAATTCGAATTAGAACTCATTAATTAAATGACCTTATTATACAattcaataaatgaattatcatcaaaagagaaaaggcCACAAGTATTGAACAAGTTCAtgtggtgaaatcaaatagatatatacatggatttaaaacaaaattgttaattttaaacTCATGTATACATCTATTGAATAGGATGTGTGCAATTATAATTAATCTGTTTAGGtaaaatcaaatgaaaatatattacatactattcgtactattcaggtgaaatcaaatagatatatacgtaggttaaaaaaaatctattcatacacatgatcaatgagagatgaaaaaaattcatttgtgaaatgtgagacacgaaaaaattcattttgtgaaatgtgaggggcgaaaaaattctttttgtgaaatgtgatgGATTATGGATCtgattatgtaaaatttgatttgataattttgtctctaaaaaataatcatatgcaACGCACGTGGTGGATTCTGACAAAAAACTAGTTGAAAATCTAggtagggactaaatttgatcaatgtgagTTTGTAAGAggcgtaaaattacacttttaaaaatgagggacgaaaaaaattattttgtaaaatgtgagggacgttttgaacgatttttcctaaacaataattacaaaatcGTTAATTACGCTCgagtttttccatttttaattCATTGCTATTTACATTTTTGTTTTATACAACATGGGAATAGATTCACTCATATGTAATTTAATTTGGGACAAAGCTTCAAAATTAATGTGGAACAAGATTATGCTAAAAATTATATGACGTTCACCTAAGACATTTCATTCTTGATCATCTTTGATAGCATTAGCAAATCGGTCATGAGATTGTTaaccaaggaaaaaaaaaaggttaaagaTATGCTAGTGAAAGAAGAATCGAGTTATTATATGCTTCATTTATTTATAGTTAAATATCTTGTGAATTCAAAATATAGATGCAGGCATATCTATTGATAGATGACAATACGTAATTAAATATCAATGACAGAATTATCAATGGAATTGGAAAGAGTATAAATTATACCCTTTCTTCGCCAAATCAAATATTTTTATGTACTAAAGTGTTGTGTTATTAGTAAAATTGAAAAATGCTCTATGAACTAAAAATTGAGAATGAACATGCAAATTTAGCTCACCTATTTATGTCGATTAGTTCCAAAGATTTATtggcaaaacaagaaaaaaaaaaagctttaaATATGTTCTtgtaaataaacaaacaaaattaatGCATGAACAAAAACAGGTTAAGTTCGGTACTTGCttgctaaatcaaatgctcttTTGTTGCTCGTTACTCTTGTACCAGCCACTAATATATGGggtactaaaaaaaaaaaaactactcgACACAAAAAATTGCAGATCAGACAGGCTGGTCAACGACTGGGGGCCCAAACATTAATTTGTTAGGCTCGGTTAGGATGAGCTGGGCTTGTTTACTTAATCATACGGGCTTCTCGAGGGATTTACGAGCCCACAAAAGTGTAACCGAAACTGACGACGTGTAATGTCAATTCGTCAGATTTCGagaagaacttttttttttttttttttttttttttttttgggagaaacCATTTGAAGCTttcacacttcacacacacacacacactgaGACACAGTCCCCCTTCCCTCTTCACTCTTCCAATTTACTCAAATTCAGAGGAAATCAAGGCCCGTTTCACTTGAATTCCTCTGCAGCAAGATGTCCCAGCAGCCATCCCAGACCAAGAGCCCAGCAGATGAAAATCACTCGGttagtttttcctttttccattttttgctGTTTGCTTCAGAATTTGCAATTTTGTCAATTTAAGAAGTGATTATTTTTTGAGCCTCCTGAAAATGAGTTGAATTTGCTTGTTACTTTATGTGCATGTGGGTTTTTGCTGGTTCTTTGCTCAGTATGgtatttttattgttaatttcagTTTCTTGCATTGAACTGTTTCTGTATATTGTAAATTGACCCCTTTTGCTACATGAAAAATTTAGGAACCCCGAATGGTGAATTGAGATTATTGTTTGCTAAAATTTGACTGGCTGAAATTACTAAATTACCAGGTATTTTTGAGCCTCCTGAAAATGAGTAGAGGGATTTTGTACGAGAAATTTCTTTGTATATATAAAATCATATTTATCTATTAGGGCATTGCTGGAATTTACTGATGTTTTAACTTTGTGAACTAGGATCCATAAATTTACTGGTCTTTTTGCACTTTTGCTAATTGATTCACGGTCTAAATTGATTTACATTTACCTTTTTCTTTATTACGGTGGAATTCACTGTTGTAATGGATTTGCTTTTGGATAattgtttatttgtttaatgCAGGAGATGTACATTCGAGTTAAGCGCAGCAAGACCACTTACTTCTTGCAATGCCTTCCCAGTGAAAAAGTTTTACAGATCAAGGAGAAGTTGCAGATCCTAATTGATCAACCAGTTAATGACCAGCGATTGATTCTGTTGCCAAATAAAGAAGTACTTGATGATTCAAAGTCATTAGCTGATCAGAAGGTACTACCTAAATCTTTACAAATTGATAAGACAAATGTTGCATGCATCAATTGTTGTTAGAGTGCACATGGTGTCCATTATTTGGGTTTATCATGTGCCATTGTTTGTTATCTACCACTCATTAATTTCTTCCTATAGATTTGCCTATTGCGTTCACTGATGTGTATTAAATCTGTTTAATTGAATATCAGGTTGAAAATGATGCAGTTGTGGCACTAACCTTGAGAAAAggttctcttcttccttttcctttccttttagTGTCAAATTTGTTTACTGAACATACTGTTTGTTACTTGGGGTTTCTGGTGTTATTAGTCCAGTTGTCTGTGGTTATATTGAACCAACCCTTAGTATGAACCATTTAGATAACATCAGGTTGTAAGAATGCACAATTAGATATATAATGGCAAAGAAACCAAGAGGCTAGGGGCATTTAAGTGATTGATGGAAAAGAAGTTGTGTGACAAATTGCAGCACAAGTAGAGGTCATTGGTTTAGTTAATTGGAGAAGTTATTGTATTCTGGTTGTCTGATGTAGCCTTTTTATCACTGTGGGAGATGGCTGGGGAACTTTGGTTTTTACAGCTTTTAGCTTTGTTAGGATGACATACATTTGTGCATATCCCTTGTAGGAACTTCTGCAACGAACTTTCTGTTTGCTGACTGAAATTACAAATTTTCTAGTATGATGATAATAAAGAGTGATCTCACCCAGTGAATAACCTGGAAAAGAAATCCTTACTGAAATCTGTTAATTTGTTTATCAGTTTCTGTCTTTTGTAGTGTTGAGAACATAGATATTTAGATTAGTTATGCTTGACTTCCTTTGAGGTTTAGGAATAATGTTCTTTTTTCTAGTCAATTTGGAACTAGAAAGGCAGTTTCACATTATATACTTATCCTTCATCTTCAAAATAACATCCCTTTTATATGACACATATGGCCttattttttgagtttttgttgCATACAAGTTTGTCAACTTTGGAAGCTGCATCTTCGTTAGCCTCATGAGGGCACTGTGGAATAGAAAAAAGGAAGCTTTCGAGAATCTAGAGTTTCGATTAGATGGATTGAACTACAGTTGCTTTAGTAGCTTATGCTGTGGTGTGGGGAAGAGATTTAGGAAAATACACAACCAAGGTGGTTGTGAACCTGCCATATATCTTAAAAGCATACCTCTGCTTACCTTTTGCACAGTCATGCCCTCTTGCTGCTCTTTATGCCATTCTTCTTGCatacagaaaaagaaaatgttatGTACTTCAACCCTGAGGGAGTTTCGCTATAGGTATTTGGTAACTCGAATCTCTTTTAACTGTTCTTTGTACATC is part of the Coffea eugenioides isolate CCC68of chromosome 6, Ceug_1.0, whole genome shotgun sequence genome and encodes:
- the LOC113774929 gene encoding uncharacterized protein LOC113774929 codes for the protein MSQQPSQTKSPADENHSEMYIRVKRSKTTYFLQCLPSEKVLQIKEKLQILIDQPVNDQRLILLPNKEVLDDSKSLADQKVENDAVVALTLRKDDNEFEDVNIARPTDYYRDGDGGSNW